In the Malassezia vespertilionis chromosome 1, complete sequence genome, one interval contains:
- a CDS encoding ATP-dependent NAD(P)H-hydrate dehydratase (COG:G; BUSCO:EOG09263Y3L; EggNog:ENOG503NUFF), which translates to MCGRTILQHVKAIIPRLKPEYHKGQAGRVGVIGGSRDYTGAPFYASMSSMRLGCDMTLTFCAPEAALPIKSYSPDLIVQPVMDCDMAPEDVRSMFRSLFARLHSLVIGPGLGRDPGMQNLARIAIEVAREENIYVVIDADGLWLLQNAPEVIQGYRRAVLTPNVVEFARLCKSLVRYMHYLPQNIDQTDQDTAAQKLSQALGGATILEKGPVDRIATADELLVSDIQGGLKRCGGQGDLLSGSLGTFLAWAKRYEETRDELPEGERISSERLPALAAFGASSIARTASHLGFTRLGRSMLADDLLGDIGSAYERYVSFPIDCSLFGDRDAQL; encoded by the coding sequence ATGTGTGGTCGAACAATATTGCAGCATGTCAAGGCGATCATCCCCCGGCTTAAGCCAGAGTACCACAAAGGCCAGGCTGGGCGCGTCGGAGTGATTGGGGGATCACGCGATTACACGGGGGCGCCTTTCTACGCATCCATGTCAAGTATGCGGCTGGGGTGCGATATGACCCTCACTTTTTGTGCACCTGAGGCTGCGCTGCCGATCAAGTCCTATTCACCAGACTTGATTGTGCAACCAGTTATGGACTGCGACATGGCTCCGGAAGATGTGCGGTCAATGTTTCGCTCCTTGTTTGCTCGTTTGCACAGCCTCGTAATCGGGCCGGGCCTCGGGCGCGATCCTGGGATGCAGAACCTGGCGCGAATTGCTATTGAAgttgcgcgcgaagagaACATTTATGTTGTTATCGATGCCGATGGTTTGTGGTTACTGCAAAATGCACCTGAGGTGATCCAGGGCTACCGACGCGCAGTGCTGACGCCTAATGTGGTCGAgttcgcgcgcttgtgcaagTCTTTGGTACGTTACATGCACTACTTACCACAGAACATTGATCAAACGGATCAGGACACCGCGGCACAGAAGCTCAGTCAAGCGCTCGGCGGTGCGACAATCTTGGAAAAGGGACCGGTCGACCGTATTGCCACAGCCGACGAACTCCTCGTTTCAGACATTCAAGGCGGGCTCAAGCGCTGTGGTGGGCAGGGCGATTTATTGAGCGGATCCCTTGGGACGTTTCTTGCGTGGGCGAAGCGATACGAAGAAACGCGCGATGAACTGCCCGAGGGCGAGCGTATTTCGTCCGAGCGTCTcccagcgcttgcagcgttTGGCGCATCGAGTATTGCACGCACTGCTTCGCACCTTGGCTTTACACGCCTTGGCCGCAGCATGCTTGCTGATGATCTACTCGGCGATATCGGGTCCGCATATGAAAGGTATGTGTCATTTCCTATTGACTGTAGTCTTTTTGGGGATAGGGACGCCCAGTTGTAG
- the rec14 gene encoding Ski complex subunit Rec14 (COG:S; EggNog:ENOG503NWRU): MDAKAASLQNVLIDGSPYNVNVWVSAIHPKGHEFAAAGADLSPAIFSAAPNAFGNALGRFSMEDKATGSHALSLAYNHDGSVLAMGTNTGDVFLFDTASREQIAVIFDHALPVRALHFSAPGSMFADHLFVGSDDGTTSMHDVSMLRNMHTTSFVTLLQANHGWILDAKASADGGIVATTSSDGVLQLYSLATMPIESVATMTQPSPIWCLGWKPQQGVSEEQDALSMQMLPQGADIIVGDEDGCLRRYRNAGTSSSMDA; encoded by the exons ATGGATGCGAAAGCAGCCTCGCTACAGAATGTACTGATCGATGGCTCTCCGTACAATGTTAATGTATGGGTCTCAGCTATTCATCCAAAGGGGCACGAatttgcagcagcaggtGCGGACTTGTCGCCGGCTATATTTAGTGCAGCACCGAATGCATTTGGCAATGCTTTGGGCAGGTTTAGCATGGAAGATAAAGCAACTGGATCTCACGCTCTTTCGCTCGCATAT AACCACGACGGATCCGTGCTGGCTATGGGAACAAACACGGGCGAT GTTTTCCTCTTTGATACCGCTTCGCGTGAGCAAATTGCAGTGATTTTTG ACCATGCACTACCCGTGCGTGCACTCCATTTCAGCGCCCCAGGCTCGATGTTTGCGGACCATTTGTTTGTTGGGTCTGACGATGGGACGACATCGATGCACGATGTATCGATGCTGCGTAATATGCATACAACAAGCTTCGTCACCCTTTTGCAGGCGAACCACGGCTGGATCCTGGATGCGAAGGCGAGCGCCGATGGCGGCATCGTTGCGACGACTTCTTCTGATGGTGTACTGCAGCTCTACAGTCTTGCTACAATGCCGATTGAAAGCGTAGCTACAATGACACAGCCTAGCCCGATATGGTGCCTAGGTTGGAAGCCGCAACAGGGCGTGAGTGAGGAGCAGGACGCGCTGTCTATGCAAATGCTCCCACAAGGTGCGGATATCATAGTCGGTGATGAGGACGGATGCTTGCGGCGCTATCGAAATGCAGGCACAAGCAGCTCCATGGACGCGTAG
- a CDS encoding uncharacterized protein (TransMembrane:1 (o563-580i); COG:C; EggNog:ENOG503NVWZ) has translation MSHTETEPGTVPEAMGARGLVPMPEVVKRIFTKFPLHVWPFAQSYDDYVEPKQLVLYIAPTRPGEWASMDPVSLRWQIEFYVRGAPCKCVPLQDPYWAPSGSMPFLQLPFDASSHSSPEAAELIPESELMHYLDNYYPHARLELDEEDTIWPDKAAEAESLVWHNLLSGRLMAGALLLCLRAGVFAGQPEKKPMLRTLLGNALPGEVTFEQLALGRVETLSSAGASPSSLRAVYGSDCSADPRNPLSVAPGYTIDFHGIVGGTSQHAAPDPGAPDVPSATRRVDQDRILLQAMDALQSVATRLAVDVDAQSGEGWMLGARHATSLDCLLFAALYSILHIPADSLDVHGPLHGTIQRSPSLRAYVRRIQALLPAVDMAIPDWGKDVLAVFVGQPFDIIKVRMQTAPPGTYSGVLGCISSIVKTEGPLAFYKGTTLPLLGVGACVSIQFGVAQHCKRFFHARNTEQRGKSAAHLSSLQLYMSGAAAGIANSVLASPIEQVRIRLQTQTNNVYRGPFACLKQVCAKGGIAGVYRGFFPTLFREAHGMGIYADGVEHRSQLPHSTPLLAGAAAGFVLWIMVYPIDVIKSYMQTDALVPSQRRYRNSVDVIRAIYNTSGVNGFFRGLTPTLIRAPFANGATFLAFEIALHELDKMK, from the exons ATGTCCCACACAGAGACGGAGCCTGGCACTGTGCCAGAAGCAATGGGCGCACGAGGATTGGTGCCTATGCCCGAAGTAGTAAAGCGCATTTTCACCAAGTTTCCGCTGCATGTATGGCCTTTTGCACAGTCTTATGATGACTACGTGGAACCGAAACAACTTGTATTGTACATTGCGCCAACGCGGCCTGGCGAGTGGGCTAGCATGGACCCGGTGTCTTTGCGTTGGCAAATTGAGTTTTACGTGCGTGGTGCTCCGTGTAAATGTGTCCCACTACAGGATCCCTACTGGGCACCGAGTGGGAGCATGCCTTTTTTGCAACTGCCATTTGACGCATCGTCGCACAGCTCGCCTGAAGCGGCAGAGCTGATCCCCGAATCAGAGCTGATGCATTATCTAGATAACTACTACCCGCATGCGCGACTGGAGCTTGATGAGGAGGATACTATTTGGCCAGACAAGGCTGCCGAGGCGGAGAGCCTTGTATGGCACAACCTGCTTTCGGGGCGTCTCATGGCGGGCGCGCTTTTGCTTTGTCTTCGTGCAGGAGTATTTGCAGGGCAGCCTGAAAAGAAACCCATGCTGCGTACTCTGCTTGGGAATGCATTGCCTGGTGAAGTCACAtttgagcagcttgcgcttgggCGTGTTGAGACCCTTTCCTCTGCAGGTGCGTCCCCctccagcttgcgcgccgtgtaTGGCAGCGATTGTTCTGCCGATCCCCGGAACCCATTGTCCGTGGCGCCTGGGTACACGATTGATTTTCACGGGATTGTCGGCGGAACGTCCCAGCATGCGGCGCCAGATCCCGGCGCACCAGATGTGCCATCAGCTACAAGAAGAGTTGATCAGGACAGAATTCTTTTGCAGGCAATGGACGCACTGCAATCGGTCGCTACACGCCTTGCTGTCGATGTAGACGCCCAGTCTGGCGAAGGATGgatgcttggcgcgcgacatgcgACTTCGCTCGACTGCTTGCTATTCGCAGCGCTTTACTCCATTCTGCATATCCCTGCCGATTCCTTGGATGTGCACGGACCATTGCACGGCACGATCCAGCGCTCGCCCTCACTTCGCGCCTATGTCCGGCGCATCCAAGCCCTACTGCCAGCGGTC GACATGGCGATTCCGGACTGGGGCAAGGACGTGCTTGCAG TATTTGTTGGTCAGCCGTTTGATATCATCAAGGTGCGCATGCAAACGGCGCCGCCCGGCACATATTCTG GTGTCCTGGGTTGCATATCGAGCATTGTCAAGACAGAGGGCCCGCTTGCCTTTTACAAGGGTACCACTTTGCCGTTGCTTGGCGTTGGTGCATGTGTTTCGATCCAGTTTGGTGTTGCACAGCATTGCAAACGCTTTTTTCATGCGCGCAACACTGAGCAgcgcggaaaaagcgctgcacatctTTCCTCCCTACAGCTTTACATGTCGGGTGCTGCGGCAGGTATTGCAAACAGTGTACTGGCTAGCCCGATCGAGCAAGTCCGTATTCGTCTACAGACGCAGACGAATAACGTGTACCGCGGGCCGTTTGCCTGTTTGAAGCAGGTCTGTGCGAAAGGTGGTATTGCAGGCGTATACCGCGGCTTTTTTCCCACCCTATTTCGTGAGGCACACGGTATGGGCATCTAT GCCGACGGCGTTGAGCACCGCTCGCAGCTTCCGCACAGCACGCCACTCCTtgccggcgctgctgccggATTTGTGTTGTGGATCATGGTGTACCCTATTGATGTTATCAAGTCGTACATGCAAACCGACGCACTTGTTCCTTCTCAGCGCAGATACCGTAACTCGGTGGACGTAATCCGCGCAATTTACAACACCTCTGGGGTGAATGGCTTTTTCCGCGGTCTTACCCCAACGCTGATCAGGGCACCATTTGCAAACGGCGCTACATTCCTTGCGTTTGAAATCGCGCTCCACGAACTCGACAAGATGAAGTAG
- a CDS encoding uncharacterized protein (COG:U; EggNog:ENOG503NV0Y), whose protein sequence is MTTMDPVTFEIQNLYYQNAYKGCISSALKHAPNGVQDETSLVRLVYAARAAISLGDLQGARQYLGDDSEYPMAMSVLLYADFLEAQNRGDNKEALGILEQLESLLDVAEPGELAAEVVRYHIGLALFANDETEKALEVLGVANAGTSRELECVALGVHILLAIHRVDLAEKEYLAARQWGDDLLLVQFMEAWIGLVRGGRATQQAYYVYDELSQSSAVAHSANTVPTMLGKAVAQAALGEPRQALTELREAAELDQENTTLTCDQAAIAALCSDTTQEERTAFADQMKLAAPYSELAQNWAAKELELDEAIASFA, encoded by the coding sequence ATGACGACTATGGACCCTGTCACGTTTGAAATCCAGAACTTGTACTATCAGAACGCATACAAGGGCTGTATTTCCTCTGCGCTTAAGCATGCGCCCAATGGAGTCCAGGACGAGACGAGCCTAGTTCGCCTCGTCtatgcggcgcgcgctgcgataAGCCTCGGCGATCTGCAAGGCGCACGGCAGTACCTTGGCGACGATTCGGAATATCCTATGGCCATGTCTGTGCTTCTCTATGCCGATTTTCTTGAGGCACAGAACCGTGGTGATAACAAAGAGGCGCTGGGCATTTTGGAGCAGCTGGAGTCCCTTCTGGATGTCGCGGAGCctggcgagcttgccgcagAGGTAGTGCGGTACCACATTGGCCTAGCTTTGTTTGCAAACGACGAGACAGAAAAGGCGCTTGAAGTGCTTGGTGTGGCCAATGCAGGGACGAGCCGCGAGCTAGAATGTGTGGCTTTGGGCGTGCACATCTTGCTTGCCATTCATCGCGTCGATCTTGCCGAGAAAGAGTatcttgccgcgcgccagTGGGGAGACGATCTCCTTCTTGTTCAGTTCATGGAAGCATGGATAGGACTCGTACGCGGTgggcgcgcgacgcagcaaGCGTACTATGTATACGATGAGCTCAGCCAGAGCTCCGCCGTTGCGCACTCTGCCAATACAGTTCCGACCATGCTTGGCAAGGCAGTGGCACAAGCGGCACTGGGCGAGCCACGCCAGGCATTGACGGAGCTCCGCGAGGCAGCCGAGCTGGACCAGGAGAACACGACGCTTACGTGCGATCAAGCTGCCATTGctgcgctctgcagcgaTACGACGCAAGAGGAGCGTACTGCGTTTGCAGATCAAATGAAGCTCGCTGCTCCCTACTCGGAACTTGCGCAGAATTGGGCCGCGAAGGAGCtggagctggacgaggcaATTGCTTCATTCGCATGA
- a CDS encoding 5-oxoprolinase (ATP-hydrolyzing) (EggNog:ENOG503NU0K; COG:E), which produces MDRGGTFTDCYARIPSNCADEQPRDVVVKLLSRDPSNYQDAPTEGIRRIMEIATEKSIPRTEKMNTLDIEYIRLSTTVATNALLERDGERHALITTQGYRDIIRIGNQSRPKIFDLAIRKPDVLYDKVVEVDERVTVVGYASAPNARESAVQFSSAARDASIAKAYSGKDRPPSAGEPGGPYIAPEIVQGVSGEALAILKRPDEAKVRADLQALYDEGYRSLAIVFMFSYTYSDHELLVKNIARELGFPSVSCSTELMPMVKMVPRATSATADAYLTPVLQAYIAGFFAGFDPSLRNGSAGTRVEFMMSDGGLTSVEHFSGLKSIISGPAGGVVGMALTTFDVQDNRPCIGFDMGGTSTDISRYAGRFEQVLETTIDGVTIQSPQLDVNTVASGGSSRLFFKNGLFVVGPESASAHPGPACYRKKGPLTITDANLVVGHLAVDMFPKIFGPAENEGLDVEASIRGFEALAQQIHHETGRKMSVDEIANGFIRVANEVMTRPIRALTQARGYSTSKHVLASFGGAGGQHACAIARALGIKTVLVHAYSSILSAYGMALADRVYEAQQPCNETWEYNESAAHSDLSSTSALGRIRMRVAELTDKVVAELNTRQGFPLDRIHTDVLLHLRYDGTDTALMMHKPADSWDMEQVFTDTYRREFGFVLHGRPIIVDDVRVKAIGRTFGSLRPTALHEYAAHLAECKQRSEAPFTNARVLESAPQRLVYFDGLGRVPTPIVCLRDIDIFEQVCGPAVLIDETQTILVEPDCEARMMSDAVLIDILYNDR; this is translated from the exons ATGG ACCGCGGTGGTACATTTACGGACTGCTATGCCAGGATTCCAAGCAACTGTGCGGACGAGCAGCCGCGTGATGTCGTGGTGAAACTCTTGTCGCGCGACCCCTCCAACTACCAAGATGCACCCACCGAAGGTATTCGGCGCATTATGGAAATAGCTACTGAGAAGAGCATACCTCGGACAGAGAAAATGAACACACTTGATATTG AGTATATTCGTCTATCCACGACTGTCGCAACAAATGCATTGTTGGAGCGAGATGGAGAGCGGCATGCCCTTATTACCACCCAGGGTTATCGCGACATTATCCGCATCGGAAATCAATCCCGCCCAAAGATATTTGACCTGGCCATCCGCAAGCCGGATGTGTTGTACGACAAGGTCGTAGAAGTCGACGAGCGTGTCACAGTCGTTGGCTACGCCTCTGCtccaaatgcgcgcgaaagcGCGGTGCAGTTTTCCTCTGCGGCACGGGATGCATCCATTGCAAAAGCGTACAGTGGAAAAGATAGGCCGCCTTCTGCGGGCGAGCCAGGCGGCCCATATATTGCGCCAGAGATTGTGCAAGGTGTCTCGGGcgaagcgctcgccatTCTTAAACGACCCGACGAGGCCAAGGTGCGTGCCGATTTGCAGGCGCTGTATGACGAGGGCTATCGCAGTCTGGCAATTGTATTCATGTTCAGCTACACATATTCCGACCATGAGCTACTGGTGAAAaacattgcgcgcgaacTTGGATTCCCCAGTGTCAGTTGCAGCACCGAGTTGATGCCCATGGTCAAAATGGTCCCTCGCGCTACCTCCGCTACGGCAGATGCGTACCTTACGCCCGTACTTCAGGCATATATTGCTGGCTTCTTTGCAGGATTTGACCCTTCTTTGCGCAACGGCTCAGCGGGAACGCGCGTCGAGTTTATGATGTCCGACGGTGGACTCACATCCGTGGAGCACTTTAGTGGCCTTAAATCAATTATTAGCGGCCCAGCAGGTGGAGTCGTTGGCATGGCGCTCACCACGTTTGATGTGCAGGATAACAGACCGTGTATCGGCTTTGATATGGGCGGGACTAGCACGGACATTTCACGATACGCTGGGCGCTTTGAACAGGTCTTGGAGACGACCATTGACGGCGTTACGATTCAAAGTCCACAACTCGACGTTAACACAGTTGCCTCTGgcggctcgtcgcgccTCTTTTTTAAAAACGGTCTTTTTGTCGTGGGTCCCGAGTCAGCCTCGGCCCATCCTGGCCCTGCTTGTTACAGAAAAAAAGGACCATTGACCATCACCGACGCGAACCTCGTCGTGGGGCACCTTGCCGTGGATATGTTTCCCAAGATATTTGGGCCTGCTGAGAACGAGGGCCTGGACGTGGAGGCATCCATTCGCGGATTtgaagcgcttgcacagcagATTCACCACGAGACTGGACGCAAAATGAGTGTCGACGAGATTGCAAATGGATTTATCCGTGTCGCGAACGAAGTCATGACGCGGCCAATCCGCGCACTTACACAGGCACGCGGCTACTCCACGTCAAAACATGTGCTTGCCAGCTTTGGTGGTGCAGGTGGCcagcatgcttgcgcaattgcgcgagcgcttggcATAAAGActgtgcttgtgcatgcTTATTCGTCCATTTTGTCCGCCTACGGTATGGCGCTCGCGGACCGTGTCTATGAGGCACAGCAGCCTTGTAATGAGACGTGGGAATACAATGAAAGTGCTGCTCATAGCGATTTGTCTAGTACCTCTGCGCTGGGGCGGATCCGTATGCGTGTTGCGGAGCTCACCGACAAGGTCGTGGCGGAATTGAACACGCGTCAAGGATTTCCACTGGACAGGATTCACACGGATGTACTTTTGCATCTTCGATACGACGGCACCGACACAGCGTTGATGATGCACAAGCCAGCTGATTCGTGGGATATGGAGCAGGTGTTTACGGATACCTACCGCCGCGAGTTTGGATTTGTTTTACACGGACGGCCAATCATTGTAGATGATGTGCGTGTAAAGGCCATTGGTCGCACATTCGGATCACTGCGACCGACTGCACTGCACGAatatgcggcgcatcttgcCGAGTGCAAGCAACGCAGCGAGGCGCCTTTTACCAACGCTAGAGTGCTGGaaagtgcgccgcaacggCTAGTGTATTTCGATGGGCTCGGTCGCGTTCCTACACCGATTGTTTGCCTGCGCGATATTGATATCTTTGAGCAAGTGTGTGGGCCTGCGGTCCTCATTGATGAGACACAGACAATTCTGGTCGAGCCAGATtgcgaggcgcgcatgATGAGCGACGCGGTGTTGATCGATATCTTGTACAATGACCGCTAA
- a CDS encoding uncharacterized protein (TransMembrane:1 (o76-97i)), with protein sequence MSAVRSTSSLRQRKGVPNAQDLSNNLFSDEDSVYWITPPARASSCSILSPFSDGIWRFFRILSAVLGTNIMEPWEFVFLVTVYTLIFICLIVAARSFPAYAKLAHRRLHYYITGN encoded by the exons ATGAGCGCAGTGCGATCCACGTCGTCTCTTCGGCAACGCAAAGGCGTGCCAAATGCCCAGGATCTTTCGAACAATTTGTTCAGTGATGAAGATTCCGTGTACTGGATAACTCCtcccgcgcgcgcctccaGCTGCTCCATCCTTTCACCGTTCTCGGACGGAATTTGGCGCTTTTTTCGCATCCTTAGCGCTGTCCTGGGCACCAATATCATGGAGCCATGGGAGTTCGTGTTTTTGG TAACGGTGTATACTCTTATTTTTATCTGTCTCATtgtcgccgcgcgcagtttcCCTGCCTATGCGAAACTTGCACACCGCCGCTTGCACTACTACATCACCGGCAATTAA
- a CDS encoding uncharacterized protein (EggNog:ENOG503P7E1), with amino-acid sequence MASNGGSARRVLRSLDHMWMGTNGKFMRKLRPTRAQSEPAFVQPNDRIQFWNIVPGDVVKLRSGAVGHDEEGRSIRGEGIVSSIDRMTNRLWLRDPNEETNLAPKNVKHVVPRLVDPEKGEDKGFSGNITFVPRPVHYSKVMLKVPNTETYASRIERSKPFWDKRKNMFCWKRFAVVKTTDKEALRAGEIVQRIEVPWPKHPEKRRPFNETMADAQLVETETWIPWVPEDPVLLPANKPWTTVANVEAAEEQRVQWASQNAQKASGDNDTLATPLGAKSYGGFATRKSVRPPPIAQPPRASELHDTEKNRLMDFATNEEIQAHVEQGGQAFAASDYLTIAPLVGPASGGDWSALDDTPARGQRDDRGQLVKRPSKREVDAMPLELLMKDDLSNDRGLKWRMRRWKAKQVELKEQQATNEKNDKALLRELDALA; translated from the exons ATGGCATCCAACGGCGGAagtgcgcgccgtgttCTGCGGTCGCTCGACCATATGTGGATGGGCACAAATGGAAAGTTTATGCGCAAACTGCGACCAACTCGTGCTCAGTCAGAGCCGGCATTTGTACAGCCGAATGACCGCATCCAATTTTGGAACATTGTGCCAGGGGATGTGGTAAAactgcgcagcggtgctGTGGGCCATGACGAGGAAGGGCGGTCCATACGTGGTGAAGGAATCGTGTCATCTATTGACCGGATGACCAATCGCCTGTGGCTACGTGATCCAAAC GAAGAGACAAACTTGGCGCCTAAAAATGTCAAGCACGTAGTCCCTCGTCTCGTTGATCCCGAAAAAGGCGAGGATAAGGGGTTTTCGGGGAATATAACGTTTGTGCCGCGACCTGTGCACTATTCCAAGGTGATGCTCAAAGTGCCCAACACGGA GACATATGCGTCGCGGATTGAGCGTTCCAAGCCGTTCTgggacaagcgcaagaacaTGTTTTGTTGGAAACGGTTTGCGGTCGTAAAGACGACCGACaaggaagcgctgcgcgcgggcgAAATCGTGCAGCGGATCGAGGTACCCTGGCCGAAACATCCCGAGAAACGACGGCCATTTAACGAGACCATGGCGGACGCTCAGCTCGTTGAGACAGAGACGTGGATTCCATGGGTCCCTGAAGACCCTGTGCTTTTGCCGGCTAATAAGCCGTGGACTACAGTCGCCAACGTGGAGGCTGCagaagagcagcgcgtacAATGGGCGTCGCAAAATGCACAAAAAGCATCGGGGGATAACGATACACTCGCGACGCCTCTGGGTGCAAAGAGCTATGGCGGTTTTGCTACACGCAAGTCTGTACGCCCTCCGCCGATTGCGCAACCTCCGCGCGCCTCTGAGCTTCACGATACGGAAAAGAACCGCCTCATGGATTTCGCCACAAACGAGGAAATCCAAGCGCATGTAGAGCAGGGCGGCCAAGCATTTGCCGCGAGCGATTACCTTACCATTGCCCCGCTTGTCGGCCCAGCAAGTGGCGGCGATTGGAGTGCCCTCGACGACACACCAGCGCGTGGCCAGCGCGATGATCGCGGTCAGCTCGTCAAGCGACCAAGCAAGCGCGAAGTGGATGCGATGCCGTTGGAGCTGCTTATGAAAGACGATCTTTCCAACGATCGCGGCCTGAAatggcgcatgcgccgctggaaaGCGAAGCAGGTGGAACTGAAGGAGCAGCAGGCTACGAATGAAAAGAACGACAAAGCGCTATTGCGTGAGTTAGATGCCCTTGCGTAG